In Lacibacter sp. H375, one DNA window encodes the following:
- a CDS encoding YtxH domain-containing protein yields the protein MVNPKHIATFLLGAAAGYALFKYNSMTDEEKEKMYADLKEKANKLKDEAEKSFNKAGDYFEELKTKGSENMKDYMSEAENIFNDVFKKKPTESNGSTGNV from the coding sequence ATGGTCAACCCCAAACACATCGCAACATTCCTGCTGGGCGCAGCAGCTGGTTATGCCTTGTTCAAGTACAACAGCATGACCGATGAAGAAAAAGAAAAAATGTATGCCGATCTGAAAGAGAAAGCCAATAAGCTGAAAGATGAGGCAGAAAAATCGTTCAACAAAGCCGGTGATTATTTTGAAGAGCTGAAGACAAAAGGCTCTGAGAATATGAAAGACTATATGAGCGAGGCGGAGAACATTTTTAATGACGTATTTAAGAAGAAACCGACGGAAAGCAACGGCAGCACAGGCAATGTTTAG